A region of Trichocoleus desertorum ATA4-8-CV12 DNA encodes the following proteins:
- a CDS encoding CHAT domain-containing protein produces MLYQNLQKNSKTQALRRAILTRMKTHPQPKDWAAFTLIGEAE; encoded by the coding sequence CTGCTATATCAAAACCTTCAGAAAAATTCTAAGACGCAGGCACTACGGCGGGCGATCCTAACCAGGATGAAAACTCATCCCCAACCGAAAGATTGGGCAGCATTCACGCTGATTGGAGAAGCAGAGTAA